CCATGTGAGTAAATTCAGGGATTGAGGTTTCAAACCCAATTTATTTTCAACAAATTGCATAATCTGATTGAGGAAGTCGGCAGAGGCCATGCTCATTTATTTTCCTTTCAGGGACAATTCAAGTGTCAGAAATTTAAAAAATTCCATCACATCAACCCTTTGAATGATTCCCTCTTCATCACTATGGATTCCATCCAAAAAAGAAAGGTTGGGCTGATACATTTTCCCTTCCACGAAATCGGAAGGCTGTAAATCCACTATTTCGGTAATTTTTTCGCCTAAAATACCTGCATATTGATCTTGAGATTGCTCTTTCTGAATTAAAATAATACGGGAATGAAAAGCTTTAGACGCAGCGCGCCGTTCGATGATTTGACAAAAATCCACTATAGGAACCGGATGCTCTTTCCAGTTTAATAGACCAACCAGATAAGGAGCCCCATAAAGAGGCGCTTCCAAATGAATAGAAGGAATAATTTTCACAATGAATTGATTTTCAATTACGAAACGATTGTTTCCCACATAGAAAAGCAACATGGCCATACAACTTTCCTACTCATGATAGAAATTCAACCTCCCACTTGACAGGCAGGCTCTTTATGGACTTTTATATCGAAGTGAATTCAAAAATCCATTTTTAGACAAGGCGAAAGTTCTCAACAACGAATGTATTAAAACCGCTAATGATTTAGAGTCGAGTTTTCTCCCAGGAAGAACTAATCTCAAATCTATTTTTACATTCCCTCCGCTATACCATAAAATGGTCTACACTACCATCATTATCGCTTATCCATATCTGAGCCTAAAACCTGTATTTGAAAGTATTTTCTCCCTAGACGCCGACGCGATATAGCAGGCCATACTCTCCCACTCGCACATGCGATTAATGAGGCAAGTCCACGGCTGCGCTCCCGATTTTTAATGAATTCAAAAAGACGAATCAGCTAAGTTAAAAAAAAATAAGGAGTCCTTATGAAGAATATCTTGCAAAGAAGCCTCTATTTTTTCACTTTTGCCCTTTTTGCAACTTTTTCAATCTTCAATCTATTTGCCGAAGAAAAACTCTTTTGTCCGTTTGATGAAAGAACATGGAAGATTGGATTTGAAGAACTCACATCCGATCAATGGCTCGTTGAAATG
The nucleotide sequence above comes from Candidatus Protochlamydia phocaeensis. Encoded proteins:
- a CDS encoding chemotaxis protein CheW produces the protein MAMLLFYVGNNRFVIENQFIVKIIPSIHLEAPLYGAPYLVGLLNWKEHPVPIVDFCQIIERRAASKAFHSRIILIQKEQSQDQYAGILGEKITEIVDLQPSDFVEGKMYQPNLSFLDGIHSDEEGIIQRVDVMEFFKFLTLELSLKGK